From the genome of Bartonella sp. M0283:
ACTATGGGGCACTCGAAAAAAATGTCGAGTGAAATAGCCGGAAACGGGGGAAGGCAAAAACGGGAAATGGGGCGATTGCTTTGCTTTTTAAAAAGCGCAACGATTTTTATAAGCCAGTATGATTTTTAAAAAGCGCAGTAATTTATCTATAGAGCATGGGGATTGTTTTGAAGTTTAAGATTTTGATGGCGGGGCACATTTGTTTTTAAGGGCAGGGACGCAAGGATTAAAGGCGCTTCATCCCATAAGTTGGCGGGAATTTTTCCGGAAAGAGCGGGTTTGGCTCAGAATCAATCGTGTACCGAGCGCATAGAGGTCGAAATTCTTTGCCGAATTCAGCCACTCGTGAAGAATGCCGCCTACCACACACACAAGCACGCGCGCGCCATCTTCGGGTTCCCATTCATCGGAAAGCATATCGCGGCTTCGCGCCACATAGAGCATGCGCGTAAAAAGATCGAGCATGCTGTCATGGGCTTCCCTCAAGCGTAATATCATTTGCGAAAATTCATCAACATATTCGCAACGCAAAGTGATGATTGTCATGACCCGCTGCTGGTGCTCGTCCTCGGCAAAACGGCTGAGTGAAGCACAGGCCGATTTTTCCAGAACATCAATCGGATTGATAGAATCATTGCGGCTTACTTCATCAATAAGCTCTTCTTGCGGAAATTTGATACGGTCGATAATGGCATTATAAATGGCCGGTTTGTCGCGGAAATGGAAATAGATTGCTCCGCGTGTAACGCCAGCCCGTTCGGCAATTTCATTCAATGACGTTTTGGAAACACCTTTGGTTAGAAAAGCCGTTTCTGCAGCGTCAAGGATCGATTCACGTGTCTCGCTTGCCTCGGCTTTTGTCCGGCGCATCTTATTACCCCTTTTTGTCCCGTCGCAGTCCTTAAAAGCTCCACATCTTGTCCTGAAAAAAGCAAAATCCTGATTAAAAAAGTTCGATTAAGTCTTTGTAACCGGTTGTGACGCCTTATTATTGCTGTTATTAAGTGGTTATTAGCGAATTAGCTATTTACAAACATCCATGTATGTATATTTTACCGGACACGAAAAAAATATCAAGGTCTGACATCCTATGACACTATTAAGGAAAATATCGGCCGCTCTTTTTGTTGGCGTGCTGTCTTTTGGACTCATTTCCTGTGGCAAAGAAGAAAAACATACGCCGCCGCCATCACAAGCCAGCGGCAAGGTTATCCATCAGGCAGAAGTTCCGTTAAATTACGAATATGCAGCCCGCGTTGTTGCTTATCGTGAAACCGAAGTTCGTGCCCGTGTCGGCGGTATTTTGTTGCACCGCAATTTTGTTGAAGGCTCGGAAGTCAAGCAGGGCGACATATTGTTCGAGATTGATCCGGACAAATATGAAGCCGCTGTTGCATCGGCGCGCGCACAGGTTGCACAGGCGCAAGCCAATTACGACCAGTCGGTTCGTGATGCCGACCGTGCCGAAGAACTGGTGAAACAGAAGGTGCAATCAACATCATTGCGCGATCAGGCTTTTGCCAAGCGCGATGCCGATGAAGCAACATTGATGCAGGCAAAAGCCGAATTGCGCACTGCCGAACTCAATCTCGAATATACGAAAGTTGCCGCCCCGATCAACGGGTTGACCAGTCGCGAGGCTGTTTCGGAAGGTTCGCTTATCGGAACCGACCCGACGTCGAGCCTGCTCACTACAATCACCCAGCTTGACCCGATCTATGTCAACTTCTCCTTTGCTGATGGTGAATATGACCAGATTCGCCATTTGATGGACGAGATGCAGAAGCGCGGCGAAAAGATAGACAATCTGAAAGTGACTGTCCGCCTTGGTGAAGGGGTTGATTATCCCGAACAAGGTACAGTCGATTTTACCTCGCCGACAATTGACAAGCAGACAGGAACCTTGGGGGCACGTGCTGTTATTGCCAATCCCGATCGTCGTCTGGTTCCGGGTATGTTTGTTCGTGTAACGGTAACCGGTATCAAAATGGCCAATGCCATGACCATTCCGGAATCGGCTCTGGTTCAAAACAGTAGTGGCCAATTTGTCTATTTGCTGAAAGAACCCGATAAATCGAAAACCGCCGCGAATGCTCCGCAAGGCGCTCCGGCTCCGGCTGCTGCGAATGGTGGCAATGGTGGCGATGCTGGCAAGGGTCAGCCGCAAAAGCCGGCCGGTCGTTTGATGGTTGTCGAGCAACGTCCGGTCAAGGCCGTGCGCAAGATGCAAAACGGCGACTGGCTGATTGACAGTGCCGAATTTGATTCAAAAGACAAAAACAAGATCGTTCAGGGGCTTCGTGACGGAGATGAAGTTGTCACCGAAGGCCAGGTTTATATTGAACAGGGGCTGATGCGTGTTCCCGAGGGGCAGAGCCTGATGGTTAATGTCACCGACGATGCGCCGCAACAGGCACCTAACGGGGGCAATGCAAAAGCTTCAGGACCTGCACAATGAGCTATAGTTTCTTTATTAACCGACCGGTTTTCGCGTCGGTTATATCCATTATCATCGTATTGGCCGGCTTTATGTGTATGCGCATATTGCCGATTGCCCAATATCCTGATTTGTTGCCACCGCAAGTGGTGGTTTCGGCGCAGTACCCGGGTGCCAGTGCCGAAACAGTGGCGCAGACAGTGGCTGTACCGCTTGAGCAGCAGATCAACGGCGTTGAAGACATGATCTATATGCAATCAACCAGCAACGCGTCCGGTACATTGCAGATCACTGTTACTTTTGCGCTTGGAACAGACCCTGATCAGGCAACCATTAACGTCAATAACCGCGTTCAACGTGCTTTGACAACTTTGCCGCAGGAAGTGCAGCGTCTCGGTGTTGTTGCCGATAAACGCTCTTCATCCATTCTCGGTCTTGTTGCCATGCGTTCGACAACCAATGCCTATGACCGTATTTATGTCGGCAACTATGCATTGCTTAACGTTGTTGACGATTTGAAACGTATTCCCGGTGTTGGTGATGCGCAGGTCCTTGGACATGTCGATTATTCGATGCGTATCTGGTTGCGGCCTGACAAGCTTGCCCAATATAATATGACACCGACCGATGTTATCAACGCGGTCAAGGAACAGAATAACCAATATCCTGTCGGTCGTATCGGTGAACAGCCTGATATTAATGGCGCTTTCACCTATTCGGCAACGACGCAAGGCCGCCTTGTTACAACAGAAGAATTCGGCAATATTATTCTGCGGTCGGATGATACCGGTGCTTCTCTGCGTTTGAAAGATGTTGCGCGTATCGAACTCGGTACCCAGCAATATTTCATTGAATCCAATTTGAACGGCAATCCGATGGTGCCGATCCTGATCTTCCTGCAACCGGGTGCCAACGCGCTTGCCACCATGCAGGCGATCAAGCAACGTATGGATGAATTGAAAGTTGCCTTCCCTCCGGGGATTGAATATTCGGTACCTTACGATACCACCAAGTTCATTCAGGTTTCCGTTGAGGAAGTTGTCCACACCTTCATCGAAGCTATTCTGCTTGTTATTGTGGTTGTGTTTATCTTCCTGCAGAACTGGCGAGCGACGCTTATTCCGATTATCGCGGTGCCAATATCTATTATCGGGACGTTTGCGGGTATTTACGTGCTCGGCTTCTCGATCAATATGTTGACACTGTTCGGGCTGGTGCTTGCTATCGGTATTGTGGTTGATGACGCGATTGTGGTGTTGGAAAACGTCGAACGTGTCATGTCGGAAGAAAAGCTTTCGCCGCATGATGCTGCAATCAAGTCGATGAGCGAGGTTACAGGGCCGGTTGTCGCTATTGTGCTGGTTCTGTGCGCCGTGTTCATTCCTGTGTCATTCATGGGCGGCATGGCCGGTGTTATGTATCAGCAATTTGCTGTAACAATCGCCATTTCGGTTGTTATCTCCGGTACTGTTGCTTTGACACTGACACCGGCTTTGTGCTCGCTGTTGTTGAAGCCGCGCCATAGCGAACCGATTGCACCGTTCCGCTGGTTTAACGAGACATTCCAGAAGATCACCAATCTTTATGTTTCCGGTGTCAGCTTCTTCGTCCATAAGTTCTGGTATGGCATTATCGGTTTTGTGCTGGTTTGTGTCTTTGCCGTCTTCATGTTCGAGAAGGTTCCTTCCTCTCTCGTTCCGGATGAAGATCAAGGTTATGTGCTTGCGGTTTCGTTCCTGCCTTCGGCATCTTCACTTGAAAGAACACAAGGTGTTGTCGACAAGGCCTACAAAATTCTCAAGCAAAATCCTGCGGTCGAGAACATTGCAGAACTTGCTGGTTATGACCTTCTTTCGGGCGGTTTGAAGACAAGTTCGGGCGCCATGTTCGTCATGTTCAAGGATTGGAAAGAAAGACCCGATCCGAAGGATGATGCGCGTGTGATTGCCCCGCAAGTCGTCGGCATGACATCAAGCATCAAGGACGGTGTCACCATTGCTTTCAACCCGCCGCCCATCACCGGCCTTTCGACAACAGGTGGCTTTGAAATGTATCTGCAAGACCGCGCCGGTGGCTCGATTGACGAACTCTTCAATATGACAATGAAACTCGTCAAAGCTGCCAACCAGCGTCCGGAATTGAAGAATGTCCGCACCACTTTTGACCCGAACGTTCCGAAGTATGACTTCCATGTCGATCGTGTCAAAGCCCGTGCTATGGATGTGCCGATCAATTCGATTTATGATGCCCTTTCGGCAACATTCGGTAACATCTATATCAACGACTTCACCCTTTACGGACGTAACTATCAGGTTAAAATCCAGTCTGAAGGCGAGTTCCGTAAAAGTGCGGAAGATATCAAGCAGGTTTTTGTGCGGTCGAATTCCGGCAGCATGATACCGTTGAATGCGCTTGTCCAAACAACGCGTATTACCGGTTCCGACCAGCTTGAACGCTTCAACGCTTTCTATGCCACCAAGATCATGGGTGATCCGGGTACCGGCTTTACCTCCGGTGATGCGATCAAGGCGATGACGGAAGTTGCTGGCAAGGTTTTGCCCAATACCTACCAGATCGCATGGACAGGCTCCGCCTATCAGGAAGTTGTGGCCGGTGGTGCCGGTTCAACCGCTATGATCTTCGGTATCATTATGGTGTTCCTCATTCTGGCTGCACAATATGAACGTTGGAGCCTGCCTTTTGCAGTTGTTACCGCTGTGCCATTTGCGATTGCCGGCGCGTTGACATTCACTTACCTGAGGGGCCTCAGCAACGACGTTTATTTCCAGATCGGCCTCGTTACACTTGTGGGGCTGGCTGCGAAAAACGCTATTCTTATCGTGGAATTTGCTGTGCTTGAACGTGAAAGCGGCAAATCGGCCATTGATGCGGCGATTTCTGCAGCACGTCTTCGTTTCCGCCCGATTGTGATGACATCTCTGGCGTTTATCCTTGGTGTTGTCCCCTTGGCAAGATCTACCGGTGCCGGTTCGGCTAGCCGTCACGCAATTGGTACCGGTGTTATCGGCGGTATGTTGGCTGCGACATGTATTGCGACCTTCTTTATCCCGATGTTCTACAGGCTGTTTAGCGGAAATCGTGCCGGAAGAACTGCTGGTGGAGAGCCGACAAATGGAGGCAATGCACCGGAAGCTCAATCCGCACCCGACAAACAGTCAGGCAATAATGTCCAACAAGCATGATTGCTTGTTGACAATACCAAAAACAAAACCCCGGTCTCCAACCGGGGTTTTTTATTGCCGCGATTACTCCATAACTTGAATCTTGCGGTCATCCTTTCGGGTTCCACAGCGGCACACGGTACAAGCCAAAGGATTGGGGGAGCGATGTAATTTTAAGGATTTGAATAAAATGATAGCCCGACGACAAATGGAAAAGGAAGGGGCAAGATGCAGGCAGAAAAACCAGACTGCCAGCGGAAAAAGGATAGGGGGAGGATAAGAGAAGGAGTACCGCCGGCAGGAACAATCATCAAAGTCGGGGAAAAGGGCGGGGATGCGCTACTTTGTAAAACCAATAAATCTATTGAAGCTTAGGAGCAAAACGAGAAGATGGTGCTCGGCAGCGAGAAAACTTCCTTTGAATTGAGGAATAGAGCAGCAAAACGCAGCTGACCTGCAAGAATAGATCTCCGGAGGCTTGAAAACGGAATAGGAAGTTAGCGCTCGGCAGAAAAATAAATTTACCAAAGTCGCTAAAAAGGCCAAGGATGCGATATACGGCGGCACCAATAAATCCATTGAAGCTTGCGAATGGGATGAGAAGCTGGTGCTCACAAGCAAGAAAAATTCCTCTGAATAGGGGAGCAGAGCAGAAAACGCAGCTGACCTGCAAGAGTAGATCTCCGAAGGCTTGAAAACAGGTTAGCAAGTTAGCGCTCGGCAACAAAAATAAATTTACCAAAGTCGCTAAAAAGGGCGGGGATGCGATGCCGCAACACCTTTTAAATCATTGAAGCCTGCGAATGGGATGAGAAGTAGCTGTCCACCAGCGAGAAAAATTCCTCTGAATAGGGGAGCAGAGCAGAAAACGCAGCTGACCTGCAAAAGGAAATCTCTGGATGCTTGAAAACGAAATAGCAAGTTAGCGCTCAGCAGAAAAATAAATTTACCAAAGTCGCTAAAAAGGCCGAGAATGCGATGCCGCAACACCTTTTAAATCCATTGAAGCTTGCGAATGGGATGAAAAGCTGGTTCCTACCAGCGAGAAAAATTTCCTGCGTTTGAGGAACAGAGAGGGGATGCGCTACCCCATAGCAGTAATAAATCTAATAAAGGTCAGAACCAGAGTAAAAAGATTTCACTCGACCGCAAGATAAATCTTACGAAGTTCTGTCCAGCACAGTTCACGGGAAAGGCGTAAAAGCCGCATGAAGGGGCCGATCCAATGTTATTAAGCCTGACAAAAACAGTCACGAGAACGGATGTTTCATGCACCTCGACCTTATAGAGCGCGTGAAATGGCAGGTAACAGGATATATCGCCCGTTAGCCGATCTTATTCATGAAAACGGACTGAAGATTACGAAAGGCCTTCGATTTCCCCGTTTTCATCAAGGTGGATTTTTTCGGCCATGGGGTGGCGGGGAAGCCCCGGCATGGTCATGATATCACCGCAAATCACCACAACAAATCCGGCACCGGCACTCAATTTGACTTCACGCACGGGAATAGTGAAATTTTCCGGTGCGCCTAAGAGTTTCGGGTCGGCCGAAAATGAATATTGCGTTTTTGCCATGCAAACCGGCAAGTTCCCGTAACCTTCCTCGTCCCAGGCTTTCAACTGGTTCAGAATATTGGCCGGAATATCGGCACCGCGCCCGCCATAAATCTCGCGTATAATGGTGTTGATCTTTTCTTCCAATGGCAGGTTATCGGCATAGAGTGGGTGAAAGTTGCTTTTGTTTTCGGAAATCATCTGCACGACAGCACGGGCGAGTTCTTCCGCACCTTCACCACCTTTTTCCCAATGGTGGCAAATAATGGCCTGATGGTGGGTCTCCGCAACGATTTTCTGTAAAGCCTCTATTTCCGCATCGGTGTCGGAATTGAAATAATTGACCGCCACAATGACCGGCACACCATATTTTTCCATATTCGAAATATGGCGCAACAAATTGGCGGTGCCTTTTTTCAATGCCGCAACGTTTTCATGGGCAAGATCGCCTTTTGCAACGCCGCCATTCATTTTCAATGCACGGATTGTTGCAACAATGACGGTTGCATTAGGTTTCAAGCCGGCTTTGCGGCATTTGATGTCGAAAAACTTCTCGGCTCCAAGATCAGCACCGAAGCCCGCTTCCGTGACCACATAATCGGCAAGCTTCAACGCGGTTTTTGTGGCAATGACCGAGTTACAACCATGGGCAATATTGGCAAAAGGCCCACCGTGGATAAAAGCCGGATTATGTTCGATTGTCTGCACCAGATTTGGTGCCAATGCATCGCGCAACAAAACCGCCATTGCACCTTCTGCATGAATATCGGAAGCGGTAACGGGCGTTTTATCGTAACGGTAACCGATAATGATTTTCCCCAAGCGCTTTGTGAGATCGGCAAGGTTTTCGGAAAGGCAGAAAATTGCCATGATTTCGGAGGCTACCGTAATATCGAACCCGCTTTGGCGGCAAAAACCGTTTTTGACCCCGCCAAGGGAAAGCACAACGTCACGAAGCGCGCGGTCATTCATGTCGACAACGCGTTTCCATGTAATCCGGCGGGAGTCGATATTCTGTTCATTGCCCCAATAAATGTGGTTATCCACCATTGCGGCAAGAAGATTATTGGCCGATGTGATCGCATGAAAATCGCCGGTGAAATGCAAATTGATGTCTTCCATCGGAATGACTTGCGAACGTCCGCCACCGGCTGCACCACCTTTCTGGCCGAAATTTGGCCCTAAGGATGGTTCGCGTAACGATGCGACAGCCTTTTTGCCAATATGATTGAGCGCATCGGTAAGGCCGATTGTAGTGGTGGTTTTTCCTTCGCCTGCCGGTGTCGGGTTAATGGCAGTCACCAGAATAAGTTTGCCGTTTTTATTGTTTTTGAGTGTCTCGATGTATTTTGCGCTGATTTTTGCCTTGTCATGGCCATAAGGAACAATATCCTCGTAAGGAATATCAAGCTTTGCGGCAATGTCACGAATAGGCAGTTTGGTTGCTTGACGGGCTATTTCAATATCTGAAAGATTCATCAAAATTCTCTATTATCAGGCGCAACAGGTAAAAATTGCGGTCATTTCTTCGATTTGCAAAATGATTGCCATTTTGTCAATCAATGGGGACTTCTTACCCCACATTTAACAATAATGCCATTTTTAACCGGCAATAAACAATGATCGTACCATAAAAATTGTCTTTTCTTTTAGGCTTTCAACCAAGACCAATTGCCTTTGCGGCGCGTGTAGCCGGCTGGAAACAGCATAAACTCCCTAAAGTTATTGAGCGGAAATAATTTTGAAAAAAGCCTAAAAGAAAACGGCCAAATGGCGCAAAACCGCTTTAATATTTCGGGCTGTTGAAAATTTAATCCCGCCGCTGCGCAATTCTTCCCGGACAATTTATTTTTTGAAGGAAAACTCTCGCCCGAAGACTCATAGGTTAAGCAAGACGGTAAAAAAATAGCTGGAAAACAGTGGATAGCGAAAAATCGGTAAAATAATAAGATGGGGAGACGTTGAAATATTTAACGTTTTTTCCTCAAAGCTCATGTTTTTGACCCGAGACGAGGAAAACAAAACGAATCACAATCCACCACATGGGAGGGGAATAGAAAAATTGCGTGGCACGAAACCGAACAATAAGGTCAACTGGATTGGTTCACTCATTTTGCCGGTGTTTTTATCAAAGATAATCTCGAAAATCCCGAGACTTAAGGTTTCAAGTTGAAGGCGCGCCTTTTTCAATAAGCCGACTTGGAAAGGTATCAAAAGTGATAGGGAGAAGGGAAACAAGCGGGAAAGCTCATAATTACAAGACATTCGCGGCTTCAAAACGAAAATGGCAGAAAGATTGAAGCAAGAAATATAAAACCGGTTGATTTGCCCCATAATGATACAGACAATTACTTTAAATTGATGAGGAAAGAAAAATCGGCAATTTTTCTGTTCAAAAAAGAAAAACGCTTTTTTGAATAGTTGAACGGATTTTTAGGGACGTTTTTTTAGGGCGCGTTTTTTAAGACACGTTTTATCCGGATTTCATAGACTTTCTCGAGCGGGAGACAAATAATCGCGCGGCCTTTTCGCTTAAAGCGAAGCTTTTTCGCTTAACACACCACTTTTTGGCTAGATATGCTGCTTTTCCCATGAAGCGTATGAAATCTAGATGCGACGTGGCTAAAGGTTTGTCGCATAGATGCCGCAGAAAGTGCGACAAAAAGTGTGACAAAAAGTGCGGCAAAAAGACCGGTGGTGCGACGTTTTTAACTTGAAACAGCAAGACTTGGGGCGCGGCACCTCGGGAACAAGTTTTTTAAAAAATCGAAACTCCCGATTTCCCGAGAAGAAAGCCATTATGAGAGACTTTATCGTTATAAAGCAAGCGACTAAGCGGGAAGCAATCAAAAAGGGGAGAAACGGCGGCTTTGGTAGCGGAGGAGGGATTTGAACCCCCGACACAAGGATTATGATTCCTCTGCTCTGACCTACTGAGCTACTCCGCCACAAAAAATGTCTTTTTAAAAAACATTTAGCCGTGGCGGCGATATAAGGGGTTCAATCCCACTCTGTCAAGCATCGTTTTTGAGCTTTTCTCTTGTCAATGGCGTTCATGACCGATATTGAACAAATAAGATATTGCTTTTTAGTTCAGCAATAAGGATAAGGCATAGACAATGGCTCCACGCGTAGCAGTTTTGGGATGTGGTTATTGGGGGAGCAATCACATACGTACTTTGAAAAGTCTGGGAGCGCTCGCAGCCGTTTCCGACGTGAACGTTCATCGTGCGGAAGGGTTTGCAGCAGAACACGATGTCGAGGCAATCCCCGTTGAAGAGATTTTCACCCGTAAAGATATAGATGCTATGGTTCTGGCACTGCCGCCGCAATTTCATGCGGAAAACGCCATCAGGGCGATTGAAGGCGGTAAGGATGTGCTGGTTGAAAAACCGATTGCGCTTAATGTCGAGGATGCAGAGCGCGAAGTGCGCATTGCACGCGAACATAAGCGCATCTTCATGGTCGGGCATGTTTTGCGCTATCATCCGGCATTTGAAAAATTGCTTGAACTTGTCAATGAAGGGGTATTGGGCGAAGTGCGCTATATTCATGCGCACCGTCTGGGGCTTGGCAAATTCCATACCGAAAGTGATGCATTGTGGGATCTCGCGCCCCACGACCTTTCAATGATTCTGGCTATAACAAAATGCGAACCGTCGGAAATTCACGGCGAGGGCGCGGCGATTATCGATAATCTCTCCGATTTTGCTCATGTCCATATGAAATTTCCCAATGGCATGCGCAGCCACCTTTTTGCTTCCCGCCTTAATCCCTATCGTGAACGGCGTTTGACGGTGGTTGGCACCAAAGCCATGGCCGTGTTTGATGATGTCGAACCGTGGGGAAGAAAGCTTGCCATTTACCGTTTCGAGGTTTGGCAGGACAATAATCAATGGGCATTTACCGCCGACGAGCCGGAATATATTCCGGTTGAAGAGGCAATGCCGCTTACCCGCGAATTGCAGCACTTCCTGCACTGTATCGAAACCCGTGAGGAACCGCGCACCAATGGCGATGAAGCCATTGCCGTTTTGCGTATTCTGACGGCCGGCAGTGTCCATCATAAAGCAAAGGAAATTTCTGGTAAAACGCAGGCAAAAAATAAAGATACGGCGAAGAAATAATGTAAAAAGCTGTTACATGCGTCATAGAACTTTGATTACATATTGTTCGTCTAAGGCGTTATGTTAGGCAAGCCGTGCCAATGAATGATTCGGCCAGCTAAACAATTATAGCAACGGAGTGAATATGCAATTTATAGATCTTGGAGCGCAAAGGGCGCGTATTAAAGATAAAATCAATACGGCTATTGCCCATGTGATTGAAAGTGGCAAATATATTCTCGGGCCGGAAGTCGAAGAATTCGAAAAACGTATGGCCGATTATATCGGCGTTAAACATGTGATCGGCTGCTCGAACGGCACTGACGCATTGTTGATGCCGCTTATGGCTGAAAATATCGGACCGGGAGATGCTGTTTTCTGCCCAAGCTTTACATTTGCCGCAACCGCCGAAGTTGTTGCTTTAACCGGTGCAGAGCCGGTTTTTGTCGATATTCTGCCCGATACTTTCAATATGGATCCGGCAAAACTCGAAGAAGCCATTGCAATGATCAAAAAAGAAGGCCGCCTCACACCACGGGCGATCATTCCTGTTGATCTCTTCGGTCTTCCTGCCGACTTTAATAGAATTTCGGCAATTGCCGCCAAAGAAAACCTGTTTATTATTGAAGATGCCGCACAAGCCATTGGCGGAAAACATGAAAATGCCATGTGCGGCGCTTTTGGCAATGTCGGCGCAACCAGCTTCTATCCGGCAAAACCGCTCGGCTGCTATGGTGATGGCGGCGCAATGTTTACCGATGATGATGATCTTGCAGAGCGTCTGCGTTCAATCTATTTCCACGGCAAAGGTTCATCCCAATATGACAATGTCCGCATCGGCTTGAATTCGCGTCTTGATACCATTCAGGCTGCGATTTTGTTGCAGAAACTTGATATTCTTGAAGACGAGATGGAAAAACGCGCCGTTATCGGCAAACGTTATAGCGACGGTCTGAAAGACGTTGTCAAAACCCCGAAAATCGAAAAAGGGTCGCGCTCTGCCTTTGCCCAATACACAATCGTTGTAGAAGACCGTAACGGGCTTCAGGCACACCTCAAAAATGCCGGTATTCCATCCATGATCTATTACATCAAGCCGTTGCATTTGCAGACAGCCTACCGTCATTTCCCGCAAGCCAAAGGTGGCCTTCCGGTTTCCGAATATGCAGCCGATCACGTTTTGAGCTTGCCGATGCATCCTTATTTGCCGGAAAGCGATCAGGACAAAATTATCGGCTTGATCCGGGAATTTTGCGGTAAGTGAGAATAGCTTTGCTATTGCCGACTGGCGATCACAAATAGCGATTGAGAATAAAAGAAGAAGACCGGTTTCATGCCGGTCTTTTTTTATTTCCTAAAAAATTTATCGGGCTGCAAATTTATCAGGTAGTAAATTTATAACGTAGCAAATTGATCGGATAACAAATTTATCGGGTAATGAATTTATTCGTCTCGAAAACGTCTTCCTGATTGGGCTTAGCTTTTCCATTCATCTTGATGAACTTCTCGTCACACATGTCTTTATCCCATGCGAAAAGACAGCGGATGAGATCGCTCATTCAACAAAACAATGGTCGCAAATTTTGGGCCCGCTTTCTTGTCCCAAGAAATTTTTTCAACTTTATTGATTTCAGAATTCGGGCAGGCTGTTCAATGAATGGATGAAAAGCAAAAGCTTGGAAAAGACCAAGCTCTTGAATAAAAGAGAAGTCCTGAGCTTAACAAACGGAAAGGCTGAATAAGCTACAATTGGCAATTGGCGAGTGCTCTATTGCAGACAAGCGCGAGAGGGCATCAGCCCTCCGCAATCCCCGCCTGAATAAGGGGGAGTGCGTATATCCACTCTAGAACCCACCTTGATGACGGGAGAACGGCATAGAAGCCTTAGAACACCCCGCCTTCCATCAGAAAACGTATGATGAAGAGTAAAGCGATAATCCACGTTGCGGGGTGAACATCCCGCCACTTGCCGGTAATTGTTTTCAAAATAGCATAGCTTATGAAGCCGAAGGCAAGGCCGTTGGCGATGGAATAGGTAAACGGCATCAAAAGAGCGGTAAGTGCTGCCGGAACGGCTTCGACAATGTCGTTCCAATTGATTTC
Proteins encoded in this window:
- a CDS encoding efflux RND transporter permease subunit; the protein is MSYSFFINRPVFASVISIIIVLAGFMCMRILPIAQYPDLLPPQVVVSAQYPGASAETVAQTVAVPLEQQINGVEDMIYMQSTSNASGTLQITVTFALGTDPDQATINVNNRVQRALTTLPQEVQRLGVVADKRSSSILGLVAMRSTTNAYDRIYVGNYALLNVVDDLKRIPGVGDAQVLGHVDYSMRIWLRPDKLAQYNMTPTDVINAVKEQNNQYPVGRIGEQPDINGAFTYSATTQGRLVTTEEFGNIILRSDDTGASLRLKDVARIELGTQQYFIESNLNGNPMVPILIFLQPGANALATMQAIKQRMDELKVAFPPGIEYSVPYDTTKFIQVSVEEVVHTFIEAILLVIVVVFIFLQNWRATLIPIIAVPISIIGTFAGIYVLGFSINMLTLFGLVLAIGIVVDDAIVVLENVERVMSEEKLSPHDAAIKSMSEVTGPVVAIVLVLCAVFIPVSFMGGMAGVMYQQFAVTIAISVVISGTVALTLTPALCSLLLKPRHSEPIAPFRWFNETFQKITNLYVSGVSFFVHKFWYGIIGFVLVCVFAVFMFEKVPSSLVPDEDQGYVLAVSFLPSASSLERTQGVVDKAYKILKQNPAVENIAELAGYDLLSGGLKTSSGAMFVMFKDWKERPDPKDDARVIAPQVVGMTSSIKDGVTIAFNPPPITGLSTTGGFEMYLQDRAGGSIDELFNMTMKLVKAANQRPELKNVRTTFDPNVPKYDFHVDRVKARAMDVPINSIYDALSATFGNIYINDFTLYGRNYQVKIQSEGEFRKSAEDIKQVFVRSNSGSMIPLNALVQTTRITGSDQLERFNAFYATKIMGDPGTGFTSGDAIKAMTEVAGKVLPNTYQIAWTGSAYQEVVAGGAGSTAMIFGIIMVFLILAAQYERWSLPFAVVTAVPFAIAGALTFTYLRGLSNDVYFQIGLVTLVGLAAKNAILIVEFAVLERESGKSAIDAAISAARLRFRPIVMTSLAFILGVVPLARSTGAGSASRHAIGTGVIGGMLAATCIATFFIPMFYRLFSGNRAGRTAGGEPTNGGNAPEAQSAPDKQSGNNVQQA
- a CDS encoding TetR family transcriptional regulator, translating into MRRTKAEASETRESILDAAETAFLTKGVSKTSLNEIAERAGVTRGAIYFHFRDKPAIYNAIIDRIKFPQEELIDEVSRNDSINPIDVLEKSACASLSRFAEDEHQQRVMTIITLRCEYVDEFSQMILRLREAHDSMLDLFTRMLYVARSRDMLSDEWEPEDGARVLVCVVGGILHEWLNSAKNFDLYALGTRLILSQTRSFRKNSRQLMG
- a CDS encoding efflux RND transporter periplasmic adaptor subunit, which encodes MTLLRKISAALFVGVLSFGLISCGKEEKHTPPPSQASGKVIHQAEVPLNYEYAARVVAYRETEVRARVGGILLHRNFVEGSEVKQGDILFEIDPDKYEAAVASARAQVAQAQANYDQSVRDADRAEELVKQKVQSTSLRDQAFAKRDADEATLMQAKAELRTAELNLEYTKVAAPINGLTSREAVSEGSLIGTDPTSSLLTTITQLDPIYVNFSFADGEYDQIRHLMDEMQKRGEKIDNLKVTVRLGEGVDYPEQGTVDFTSPTIDKQTGTLGARAVIANPDRRLVPGMFVRVTVTGIKMANAMTIPESALVQNSSGQFVYLLKEPDKSKTAANAPQGAPAPAAANGGNGGDAGKGQPQKPAGRLMVVEQRPVKAVRKMQNGDWLIDSAEFDSKDKNKIVQGLRDGDEVVTEGQVYIEQGLMRVPEGQSLMVNVTDDAPQQAPNGGNAKASGPAQ
- a CDS encoding formate--tetrahydrofolate ligase, giving the protein MNLSDIEIARQATKLPIRDIAAKLDIPYEDIVPYGHDKAKISAKYIETLKNNKNGKLILVTAINPTPAGEGKTTTTIGLTDALNHIGKKAVASLREPSLGPNFGQKGGAAGGGRSQVIPMEDINLHFTGDFHAITSANNLLAAMVDNHIYWGNEQNIDSRRITWKRVVDMNDRALRDVVLSLGGVKNGFCRQSGFDITVASEIMAIFCLSENLADLTKRLGKIIIGYRYDKTPVTASDIHAEGAMAVLLRDALAPNLVQTIEHNPAFIHGGPFANIAHGCNSVIATKTALKLADYVVTEAGFGADLGAEKFFDIKCRKAGLKPNATVIVATIRALKMNGGVAKGDLAHENVAALKKGTANLLRHISNMEKYGVPVIVAVNYFNSDTDAEIEALQKIVAETHHQAIICHHWEKGGEGAEELARAVVQMISENKSNFHPLYADNLPLEEKINTIIREIYGGRGADIPANILNQLKAWDEEGYGNLPVCMAKTQYSFSADPKLLGAPENFTIPVREVKLSAGAGFVVVICGDIMTMPGLPRHPMAEKIHLDENGEIEGLS